In Geobacter anodireducens, a genomic segment contains:
- a CDS encoding metal-dependent phosphohydrolase, whose protein sequence is MTGTYTELLEGSERLSGLADVDEVIKALSRLLRKLVKTRWIAVYFFDRERRDFAPARSTGLPARFVPVFREMPLAPDKIPLLKGMLRKRQHLMLTDPGSSDLLTPKLRKLLRNLCVLAVPMVVRTQVIGAVVMARTRELPPFSAAETAIIRDLVSHAALVVSHMQLFDESLDMALDLAGRIDVILTIDEINKAISSSLSRERIMETAMTQVERITGCELVAILQAEGGGLTVMSSHASGLEIPAPLRPGAPLSLAGCTAWTAFRTGRSASIADLADARKPGTVSRTLLTAGIRSLLAIPLMSRDQVKGVLLLGDTEPGTFARGETFTIEKIASQMAVALENARLYEDMRSLFFNTVSSLANAIDAKSPWTKGHSERVMHISTRIAKEMGLSEQDVERIRLGGLLHDIGKIGVIEALLEKPALLSEDEFPPMRLHPEKGVAILAPIDQLKEVLPIILYHHERLDGSGYPEGLTGDHIPLGARIVAVADSFDAMVSERPYKQACTLPEALEELRAGAGSQFDPAVVECFGRYVKRVMGRGGGTTPGALWEVA, encoded by the coding sequence ATGACCGGCACCTACACCGAACTCTTGGAGGGAAGCGAGCGTTTGAGCGGTCTTGCCGACGTGGACGAGGTAATCAAAGCTCTCTCCCGCCTCCTGCGCAAGCTCGTCAAAACCCGATGGATCGCCGTCTATTTCTTTGACCGCGAACGGAGGGATTTCGCCCCGGCCCGCAGCACGGGGCTCCCGGCCCGTTTCGTTCCCGTGTTTCGCGAGATGCCGCTGGCGCCGGACAAGATCCCTCTCCTGAAAGGCATGCTTCGCAAACGGCAGCACCTGATGCTCACGGACCCCGGCTCCTCGGACCTGCTCACCCCGAAGCTCCGGAAACTCCTCCGCAACCTCTGCGTGCTGGCGGTCCCCATGGTGGTCAGGACCCAGGTCATCGGTGCCGTGGTCATGGCCCGCACCCGCGAGCTCCCTCCCTTTTCCGCCGCTGAAACCGCCATCATCCGCGATCTGGTTTCCCACGCGGCACTGGTGGTTTCCCACATGCAGCTCTTTGACGAGTCCCTGGACATGGCCCTGGACCTGGCGGGGCGCATCGACGTGATCCTCACCATCGACGAAATCAACAAGGCCATCTCCTCCTCCCTCTCGCGGGAGAGGATCATGGAGACGGCCATGACACAGGTGGAGCGGATCACCGGCTGCGAGCTCGTGGCGATCCTCCAGGCTGAAGGAGGGGGGCTCACGGTCATGTCGTCCCATGCCTCGGGACTTGAAATCCCCGCCCCCCTCCGCCCCGGCGCGCCCCTTTCGCTGGCGGGCTGTACCGCCTGGACCGCCTTCCGCACCGGCCGCAGCGCGAGCATCGCCGACCTGGCCGACGCCAGGAAGCCCGGCACCGTCTCCCGGACCCTCCTGACCGCCGGTATCCGGTCGCTCCTGGCCATTCCCCTCATGTCGCGCGACCAGGTCAAGGGGGTGCTGCTGTTGGGCGACACGGAACCCGGCACGTTCGCCCGGGGCGAAACGTTCACCATCGAGAAGATCGCATCCCAGATGGCGGTGGCACTGGAAAACGCCCGGCTTTACGAAGACATGCGGAGCCTGTTCTTCAACACCGTGTCCAGCCTGGCCAATGCCATCGATGCCAAGAGCCCCTGGACCAAGGGGCACTCGGAACGGGTCATGCACATCTCGACCCGCATCGCCAAGGAGATGGGTCTTTCGGAACAGGACGTGGAACGGATCCGGCTCGGGGGGCTGCTGCACGATATCGGCAAGATCGGTGTCATCGAGGCGCTTCTGGAGAAGCCGGCGCTCCTCTCGGAGGACGAATTCCCCCCCATGAGGCTTCACCCGGAAAAGGGGGTTGCCATCCTGGCTCCCATTGACCAGTTAAAGGAAGTGCTTCCCATTATCCTCTACCACCACGAGCGGCTGGACGGCTCGGGCTATCCCGAGGGGCTCACCGGCGACCACATCCCCCTGGGGGCGCGCATCGTAGCGGTGGCTGACTCCTTCGACGCCATGGTGTCGGAGCGGCCCTATAAACAAGCCTGCACCCTCCCGGAAGCCCTGGAAGAGCTTCGCGCCGGCGCCGGCAGCCAGTTCGATCCGGCCGTGGTCGAGTGCTTCGGCAGGTACGTCAAGCGGGTGATGGGCAGGGGCGGCGGCACCACGCCCGGGGCGCTCTGGGAGGTCGCCTAA
- a CDS encoding transposase yields the protein MTTAEKVARRKLSLLDLAGELANVSKACKVMGYSRQQFYEIRRNYQTYGAVGLLDRLPGAKGPHPNRVDEAVETAILEHCLNHPGHGPLRVSQELSLKGIQVSSGGVRGVWSRHSLLTKQERMLRLEKSVREQSFELSDEQIRLLERFSPEFRERHIETKHTGDLVAVDTFFVGTLKGVGKIYLQSVIDCYSRYAWGRLYTNKLPLTAVHVLNEDVLPFFEEHNARINTILSDNGREFCGRPDNHPYELFLQLEEIEHRTTKVRRPQSNGFVERLHKTLLDEHFRVMGRTKWYESIEEMQADLDDYFRHYNHERPHQGRNMNGRTPYTAFIEGLPMDEESDTENSNLAA from the coding sequence ATGACCACCGCAGAGAAAGTAGCACGAAGAAAGCTCAGTTTGCTAGACCTTGCCGGAGAACTTGCCAACGTCAGCAAGGCATGCAAGGTCATGGGCTATTCACGGCAGCAGTTCTACGAGATCCGGCGCAACTATCAGACCTATGGTGCCGTCGGTTTGCTCGACCGCCTGCCCGGTGCCAAGGGACCGCATCCTAACCGGGTCGATGAGGCAGTGGAAACAGCGATTCTGGAGCACTGCCTGAACCACCCCGGTCATGGGCCGTTACGGGTTTCTCAGGAACTGTCCCTGAAAGGGATTCAGGTCAGTTCTGGCGGCGTGCGGGGTGTCTGGAGTCGGCACAGCCTGTTGACGAAGCAGGAACGTATGCTCCGGCTCGAAAAGAGTGTCAGAGAACAATCTTTCGAACTTTCCGACGAACAGATTCGGCTCTTGGAGCGTTTCAGCCCGGAGTTCCGAGAGCGGCATATCGAGACGAAACATACCGGCGATCTGGTGGCCGTGGACACCTTCTTTGTCGGCACTCTCAAGGGCGTCGGCAAGATCTACCTGCAGTCGGTGATCGACTGCTATTCCCGCTATGCCTGGGGCAGGCTCTACACTAACAAGCTGCCCCTAACCGCCGTGCATGTTCTCAACGAAGACGTGCTACCGTTCTTTGAGGAGCACAACGCCAGGATCAACACCATCCTGAGCGACAACGGCCGGGAATTCTGTGGCAGGCCGGACAACCATCCCTACGAGCTGTTCCTGCAGCTTGAAGAGATCGAGCATCGTACCACCAAGGTCCGGCGGCCCCAGAGCAACGGGTTCGTCGAACGGCTTCACAAGACCCTGCTGGACGAGCATTTCAGGGTCATGGGACGCACCAAGTGGTACGAATCTATCGAGGAGATGCAGGCCGATCTGGACGACTATTTCCGGCACTACAACCATGAACGCCCGCACCAGGGACGCAACATGAACGGCAGAACGCCGTACACCGCCTTCATAGAAGGCTTGCCAATGGACGAAGAATCGGATACTGAGAACTCGAATCTGGCAGCGTAA
- a CDS encoding nitrogen fixation protein NifR, which translates to MIRSLAIGSLTLGNNLILAPMAGITNLPFRLLAREQGAGLCFTEMVSVNGLVREGKKSFELLRSVPEDRPLGIQLFGDDPDVMGRVAAMVEEYGDLIDINMGCPVKKVVGTGAGSALMREPDKVRALVRAVRRATRLPLTVKIRSGWSCEDANFLQIARIAEEEGCDAVTLHPRSRAQMFEGTADWTKLAELKRAVAIPVIGSGDLFSAADVAAMLDRTGCDGIMIARGALGNPWIFRQALDLMAGREPSVASPAERLAVAWRHLALFMEMAGERVAAREMRKHLGWYSHGLPGAAQFRKEINEIEGNGALMEAVSRFFTAAEAP; encoded by the coding sequence ATGATCCGTTCTCTTGCCATAGGCTCCCTGACCCTGGGAAACAACCTCATCCTCGCCCCCATGGCCGGGATAACCAACCTTCCCTTCCGCCTTCTGGCCCGCGAGCAGGGGGCAGGTCTTTGCTTCACCGAGATGGTGAGTGTGAACGGACTCGTCCGGGAAGGCAAAAAGAGCTTCGAGCTCCTGCGGAGCGTGCCTGAAGATCGCCCCCTCGGCATCCAGCTTTTCGGCGACGATCCGGACGTCATGGGCCGGGTGGCGGCCATGGTGGAGGAATACGGGGACCTCATCGACATCAACATGGGATGCCCCGTGAAGAAGGTGGTGGGGACCGGCGCCGGGAGCGCCCTCATGCGAGAGCCGGACAAGGTGCGGGCCCTTGTCAGGGCCGTCCGGCGGGCCACGCGGCTGCCGCTGACCGTGAAGATCAGGAGCGGGTGGAGCTGCGAAGACGCCAATTTTCTCCAGATAGCCCGGATTGCCGAGGAGGAGGGATGCGATGCCGTTACGCTCCATCCCCGGAGCAGGGCGCAGATGTTCGAAGGCACGGCCGACTGGACGAAGCTCGCCGAACTGAAGCGGGCCGTCGCCATACCGGTCATCGGCAGCGGCGACCTGTTCAGCGCGGCCGACGTGGCCGCCATGCTCGACCGGACCGGCTGCGACGGGATCATGATCGCCCGCGGCGCATTGGGAAATCCGTGGATCTTCAGGCAGGCCCTGGACCTGATGGCCGGCCGCGAGCCGTCGGTCGCCTCCCCGGCCGAACGATTGGCAGTGGCCTGGAGGCATCTGGCCCTGTTCATGGAAATGGCCGGCGAACGGGTAGCCGCGCGGGAGATGCGCAAGCACCTGGGCTGGTACTCCCACGGACTCCCCGGTGCGGCGCAGTTCCGGAAGGAAATCAACGAGATTGAGGGCAATGGCGCCCTGATGGAGGCGGTGAGCCGCTTTTTCACGGCCGCGGAGGCGCCATGA
- a CDS encoding transcriptional regulator (DNA-binding response regulator in two-component regulatory system with ZraS; response regulator/sigma54 interaction protein): MVLNRILVADDEESMRWVLSKALRKKGFTVDLARDGEEALRLVQSNEYDLAILDIKMPGFTGLELLDKVRELKHDLLMVIMTAEASMKNAVEAMKRGAYDYITKPFDLDVIDAIIEKVNKAREITSQMTILREELKERYHLEKTVIGNSPAMREVYKTIGKVAPSDVTVLVQGESGTGKELIARAIHFNSKRIGKPFIALNCAAIPKELLESELFGFEKGAFTGAVERKLGKFEQANGGTIFLDEIGDMPLDLQAKILRVLQEKEVTRTGGSQNIAVDVRIVAATNQNLEELVRKKQFREDLFYRLNVVPIQLVPLRERKEDVPLLVAYFLQNACAELEVSSKKCSPEAMALLTTHNWPGNVRELENTIKRAVILSSDPLLITSDFPGLCSRQAAGEAPAADDLSLEALVDMKLRASLTKLDKMESGDIYNLVLKQVERPLIRFVLEKTRGNQVKGAEILGINRNTLRKKIQELGIELRKD; this comes from the coding sequence ATGGTACTGAACCGCATATTGGTTGCCGACGACGAAGAGAGCATGCGCTGGGTCCTCTCGAAGGCCCTGCGCAAAAAGGGATTCACCGTGGACCTCGCCCGCGACGGGGAGGAAGCTTTGCGCCTGGTCCAGTCCAACGAGTACGACCTGGCCATCCTGGACATCAAGATGCCCGGGTTCACCGGGCTGGAACTGCTCGACAAGGTGCGGGAGCTCAAGCACGATCTCCTCATGGTGATCATGACCGCCGAGGCGAGCATGAAAAACGCCGTGGAAGCCATGAAGCGGGGGGCCTACGACTACATAACCAAGCCCTTTGACCTGGACGTGATCGATGCCATCATCGAAAAGGTGAACAAGGCCCGGGAGATCACCTCCCAGATGACCATTCTGCGGGAAGAGCTGAAAGAGCGCTACCACCTGGAGAAAACCGTCATCGGCAATTCTCCTGCCATGCGGGAGGTCTACAAGACCATCGGCAAGGTTGCCCCCAGCGACGTGACCGTTCTCGTCCAGGGGGAGTCGGGAACCGGCAAGGAGCTCATCGCCCGGGCCATCCACTTCAACTCCAAGCGAATCGGCAAGCCGTTCATCGCCCTCAACTGCGCCGCCATTCCCAAAGAGCTGCTGGAAAGCGAACTCTTCGGTTTCGAAAAGGGGGCGTTCACCGGCGCGGTCGAGCGCAAGCTGGGCAAGTTCGAGCAGGCCAACGGCGGCACCATCTTTCTTGACGAGATCGGCGACATGCCCCTCGACCTCCAGGCCAAGATCCTGCGGGTGCTCCAGGAGAAGGAAGTGACCCGCACCGGCGGCAGCCAGAACATCGCAGTGGACGTGCGGATCGTGGCGGCCACCAACCAGAACCTGGAGGAACTGGTCCGCAAGAAGCAGTTCCGGGAGGACCTCTTCTACCGGCTCAACGTGGTGCCGATCCAACTGGTGCCGCTGAGGGAGCGAAAGGAAGACGTGCCCCTCCTGGTGGCGTATTTCCTCCAGAACGCCTGCGCGGAACTGGAGGTTTCATCAAAGAAATGCTCCCCCGAAGCCATGGCGCTCCTCACCACCCACAACTGGCCGGGCAATGTGCGGGAATTGGAGAACACCATCAAGCGGGCGGTGATCCTCTCGTCGGATCCGCTCCTCATCACCTCCGACTTCCCGGGGTTGTGTTCCCGCCAGGCAGCAGGCGAAGCACCCGCGGCGGACGATCTCTCCCTGGAGGCACTGGTGGACATGAAGCTGCGGGCGAGCCTTACCAAGCTGGACAAAATGGAGAGCGGGGATATCTACAACCTTGTCCTCAAGCAGGTCGAGCGCCCCCTCATCCGCTTCGTCCTGGAAAAGACCCGGGGCAACCAGGTGAAAGGGGCGGAGATCCTCGGCATCAACCGCAATACGCTGCGCAAGAAGATCCAGGAGCTGGGGATCGAACTGAGAAAAGACTGA
- a CDS encoding transposase: protein MRGFDSNTEALFTYVTPESFVPKDHPLRAIRKMADEALAGMDKLFDSMYATTGRSSIPPEKLLKAQLLMILYSIRSNRQLVEQIHYNFLFRWFLGMGLDEKVWDHSSFTKNSERLIGSEVAAEFLSRILAQAERKRLLSREHFTVDGTLIEAWASIKSFKPKDGPPSAGGGGRNETVDFKGQKLTNETHGSVTDPDARLYRKGKTKEAKLCYQGHTLMENRSGLIVRTKVTMASGSGEREAAKTMVQRLPRTTRRISLGGDKGYDTEAFVRELRRLRITPHVAQNTTNRKSAIDGRTTNHPNYAISQKIRKRIEEGFGWMKTVGRLRKTMYRGIEKIAMQLDLHAAAYNLVRMKNLGLGVT from the coding sequence ATGCGCGGTTTTGACAGCAACACAGAAGCACTTTTTACCTATGTGACTCCTGAATCCTTTGTCCCGAAGGACCACCCCTTGCGGGCCATTCGTAAAATGGCTGACGAAGCCCTGGCAGGGATGGACAAGCTCTTTGACAGTATGTATGCCACAACCGGCAGATCGTCGATCCCGCCGGAGAAGCTCTTGAAAGCCCAACTGCTGATGATTCTTTACTCCATCCGTAGCAACCGGCAGCTGGTGGAGCAGATCCACTACAACTTCCTGTTCCGCTGGTTCCTTGGTATGGGCCTGGATGAGAAGGTCTGGGACCATTCCAGTTTTACCAAGAACAGCGAACGGTTGATCGGTTCCGAGGTTGCTGCCGAGTTTCTGTCACGGATACTGGCTCAGGCGGAAAGAAAGCGCCTTTTGTCACGCGAGCACTTCACGGTTGATGGCACCCTCATCGAAGCCTGGGCATCCATCAAGAGCTTCAAGCCCAAGGATGGTCCACCGTCAGCTGGCGGTGGAGGCAGAAACGAGACCGTGGATTTCAAAGGGCAGAAGCTTACCAACGAAACCCATGGTTCTGTTACCGATCCCGATGCCCGTCTCTACCGCAAGGGAAAGACCAAGGAAGCCAAGCTCTGCTACCAGGGGCACACCCTGATGGAGAACCGCAGTGGCCTGATTGTCAGGACCAAGGTAACAATGGCATCCGGTTCCGGCGAACGCGAAGCGGCAAAGACAATGGTGCAGCGTCTCCCCCGGACCACCCGCCGCATATCGCTTGGCGGTGACAAAGGCTACGACACGGAAGCCTTCGTCAGAGAACTCCGCCGGCTCAGGATCACACCGCACGTGGCGCAGAACACCACGAACAGAAAGTCGGCCATTGACGGTAGAACCACCAATCATCCGAACTACGCCATCAGCCAGAAGATCAGGAAACGGATCGAAGAAGGCTTTGGCTGGATGAAGACCGTAGGCAGGTTACGCAAAACGATGTACCGGGGAATCGAGAAAATCGCCATGCAACTTGACCTGCACGCAGCGGCTTACAACCTGGTTCGGATGAAAAACCTGGGCCTTGGTGTCACCTGA
- a CDS encoding GTPase HflX has protein sequence MGLKPSQVAALERLYRRKVPPDELITPELAARMVDITRDIRRRVGILVNRHGSVEYVIIGDERELFIPDLSDYPLGRRLLRGLRYIHTHLRGGSFSEDDLTDLALLRFDLMAVIQVHDDDRRLAIQTASLNPSDDSAHPYRVEAAEPLAAHRMDFGAFISTLERSLEKAVATESREVAAGQERAILISVTKQPREEAEDSMDELRELARTAGVAVLDAVIQRPRQFNPRYLMGEGKTREVLIRALQLGATLLIFDQELSPAQVRSISALTELKVIDRSQLILDIFARRATSLDGKVQVELAQLKYILPRLTGRGVQMSRLMGGIGGRGPGETKLEIDRRRIRDRIAKLERELEELSRGRQQRRQKRVRAGLPIVSIVGYTNAGKSTLLNALTKSDVFTENLLFATLDTSTRRLRFPREREVIITDTVGFIRSLPASLLGAFKATLEELQDADLLLHLVDCSNPRMEEQIGQVGKILEELKLGDKPRLVVFNKGDLVPELKRKSPLAFMKIRQLARRHGAITISAVDRSSLEPLLLEMERRFWPDEAGPDAPPDLS, from the coding sequence ATGGGGCTCAAGCCGAGCCAGGTGGCGGCCCTTGAACGGCTCTACCGGCGCAAGGTACCGCCCGACGAACTGATCACCCCAGAACTGGCGGCCCGGATGGTGGACATCACCCGGGACATCCGCCGGCGGGTGGGAATTCTCGTCAACCGCCACGGCTCAGTCGAGTATGTCATTATCGGCGATGAACGGGAGCTCTTCATCCCCGACCTGTCCGACTATCCCCTGGGCCGGCGGCTCCTGCGGGGGCTCCGCTACATCCACACTCACCTGAGAGGCGGTTCCTTTTCCGAGGACGACCTCACCGACCTGGCGCTCCTGCGCTTCGACCTCATGGCGGTCATCCAGGTCCACGATGACGACCGCCGGCTCGCCATCCAGACCGCGTCGCTCAATCCCTCCGATGACAGTGCCCATCCCTACCGCGTGGAGGCAGCCGAGCCATTGGCCGCCCACCGGATGGATTTCGGCGCCTTCATTTCGACCCTCGAGCGTTCTCTGGAAAAGGCCGTTGCCACCGAGTCCCGGGAAGTCGCTGCTGGTCAGGAGCGGGCCATCCTCATCTCGGTCACGAAGCAGCCCCGGGAGGAGGCCGAGGATTCCATGGACGAGCTTCGGGAATTGGCCCGCACCGCCGGCGTGGCAGTTCTCGATGCCGTGATCCAGCGTCCCCGCCAGTTCAATCCCCGCTACCTGATGGGGGAGGGCAAGACGCGGGAGGTCCTGATTCGGGCGCTCCAGCTCGGGGCGACGCTTCTCATCTTCGATCAGGAGCTCTCCCCGGCCCAGGTCCGTTCCATCTCGGCCCTGACCGAACTCAAGGTCATAGACCGGAGCCAGCTCATTCTCGACATATTCGCCCGCCGGGCCACGAGCCTCGACGGCAAAGTCCAGGTGGAGCTTGCCCAGCTCAAGTATATCCTGCCGCGCCTCACGGGGCGGGGGGTGCAGATGTCGCGCCTGATGGGGGGGATCGGCGGCCGGGGGCCCGGCGAGACCAAGCTGGAGATCGACCGCCGCCGCATCAGGGACCGCATCGCCAAGCTGGAGCGGGAGCTGGAGGAGCTTTCCCGGGGTCGCCAGCAGCGGCGCCAGAAGCGGGTGCGGGCCGGCCTTCCCATCGTTTCCATCGTGGGTTACACCAATGCGGGGAAGTCGACCCTGCTCAACGCCCTGACCAAGAGCGACGTCTTTACCGAAAACCTCCTTTTCGCCACCCTCGATACCTCAACCCGCAGGCTCCGTTTCCCCCGGGAGCGCGAGGTCATCATCACCGATACGGTCGGCTTCATCCGCTCCCTGCCCGCGTCTTTGCTGGGGGCATTCAAGGCGACCCTGGAAGAGCTCCAGGACGCGGATCTCCTCCTTCACCTGGTGGACTGCTCCAATCCCCGCATGGAGGAGCAGATCGGACAGGTGGGAAAGATCCTTGAAGAGCTTAAGCTCGGCGACAAACCGCGCCTGGTGGTGTTCAACAAGGGAGACCTGGTGCCCGAGCTGAAGCGGAAGAGTCCCCTGGCATTCATGAAAATCCGCCAGTTGGCCCGCCGCCATGGGGCCATCACCATCAGCGCCGTGGACCGTTCGAGCCT
- a CDS encoding PAS domain-containing sensor histidine kinase: protein MTPEEKKEEFIGTVIDSVGDGVIVIDLDGRIALMNPAAEEITGISRRQALGHRFDLVFHRESVLREMVGKTAASGMTISDHENIVIRKLKQLTPVSATTFPLMLPHGETIGTILVVRDITSIRELENAVRNADRLSTLGTLAAGLAHEIKNPLGGIKGAAQLLELELPADSELRDNVRIMLKEVERVNRIVEELLALASPRGLQLGKVNLHKVIGDILTLQKRSTEGKNVAFQQQFDPSIPPILADEGMLTQLFLNLVRNAVEAVGDDGCVRVASRVISDYSMTQKGERRSRMVAIDVADNGPGIPPERLGQLFTPFFTTKAKGTGLGLAICQKIVTEHRGMIKVESAPGKGTTFTVMLPLIQ from the coding sequence ATGACCCCCGAAGAAAAGAAAGAGGAATTCATTGGCACCGTGATCGACAGTGTCGGCGACGGCGTCATCGTCATCGACCTGGACGGACGGATCGCCCTCATGAACCCCGCTGCGGAGGAGATCACCGGCATTTCGCGACGGCAGGCCCTGGGACATCGCTTTGACCTGGTCTTCCATCGGGAGTCGGTACTGCGGGAAATGGTCGGCAAGACCGCTGCCAGCGGCATGACCATATCCGACCACGAAAACATCGTCATCCGGAAACTGAAGCAACTGACGCCGGTTTCGGCAACCACCTTCCCCCTCATGCTCCCCCATGGCGAAACCATCGGGACTATCCTGGTGGTGCGCGACATCACCAGCATTCGGGAACTGGAAAATGCCGTCCGCAACGCCGACCGGCTCTCAACCCTGGGGACCCTGGCAGCGGGGCTGGCCCACGAGATCAAAAACCCCCTGGGGGGCATCAAGGGAGCGGCCCAGCTCCTGGAGCTGGAGCTGCCCGCCGACAGCGAGCTGCGCGACAACGTCCGGATCATGCTCAAGGAGGTGGAGCGGGTCAATCGGATCGTCGAGGAACTGCTGGCCCTTGCCTCGCCCCGGGGGCTGCAACTGGGCAAGGTGAACCTCCACAAGGTCATCGGCGACATCCTCACGCTCCAGAAGCGCTCGACCGAAGGGAAGAACGTCGCCTTCCAGCAGCAGTTCGATCCCAGCATCCCGCCCATACTTGCCGACGAGGGAATGCTGACCCAGCTCTTCCTGAACCTCGTGAGGAATGCGGTCGAAGCCGTGGGTGACGACGGTTGCGTCCGGGTCGCCAGCCGGGTGATATCCGACTACTCCATGACCCAGAAGGGTGAGCGGCGTTCGCGGATGGTGGCCATCGACGTGGCCGACAACGGCCCCGGCATCCCGCCGGAGCGACTTGGACAGCTCTTCACCCCCTTTTTCACCACCAAAGCCAAGGGAACGGGTCTGGGGCTGGCCATCTGCCAGAAAATCGTGACTGAGCATCGGGGGATGATCAAGGTGGAATCGGCCCCCGGCAAGGGCACCACCTTCACGGTGATGCTCCCTCTGATTCAGTAG
- a CDS encoding enoyl-ACP reductase (Catalyzes a key regulatory step in fatty acid biosynthesis) has protein sequence MGLLTGKKAIVFGIANEKSIAWAIAQAFRREGADLAVTYANETLAKRVIPLAESVGASLVLPCDVRDDDDIKAVFARVERSWGGLDTLVHSVAFANKDELKGSFLNTSREGFSLAMDISAYSLVALAKGAHPLLKERQGSIITLSYYGGQKVFPNYNVMGVAKAALEMSVRYLAEAVGPDGIRVNAISAGPLKTLAAAGVGGFNQIAGHVAEKAPLRRNISQDEVAGAALYLASDLSSGVTGEVHFVDSGYNIIGL, from the coding sequence ATGGGTCTATTGACGGGCAAGAAGGCGATCGTATTCGGCATCGCCAACGAGAAAAGCATCGCGTGGGCCATTGCGCAGGCGTTCCGGCGGGAAGGCGCCGACCTGGCGGTCACCTATGCCAACGAAACCCTGGCCAAGCGGGTGATTCCGCTCGCCGAAAGCGTCGGGGCGAGCCTTGTTCTTCCCTGCGATGTTCGCGATGACGATGACATCAAGGCGGTCTTCGCCCGGGTCGAGCGTTCGTGGGGAGGGCTCGACACCCTTGTTCATTCGGTGGCTTTTGCCAACAAGGACGAACTGAAGGGGTCCTTTCTCAACACCAGCCGGGAAGGCTTTTCCCTCGCCATGGACATCAGCGCCTATTCTCTCGTCGCCCTGGCCAAGGGAGCCCATCCCCTCCTGAAAGAGCGGCAGGGGAGCATCATCACGCTTTCCTACTATGGCGGACAGAAGGTGTTCCCGAACTATAACGTCATGGGGGTCGCCAAGGCGGCCCTGGAGATGAGCGTCAGGTACCTTGCCGAGGCCGTCGGTCCCGATGGCATCCGGGTCAACGCCATCTCTGCCGGTCCCCTGAAAACCCTCGCCGCAGCGGGGGTGGGCGGCTTCAACCAGATCGCCGGCCACGTGGCCGAAAAAGCGCCCCTCCGCCGCAATATCAGCCAGGACGAGGTGGCCGGAGCGGCCCTCTATCTGGCCAGCGATCTGTCGAGCGGAGTGACCGGGGAAGTGCACTTCGTCGACAGCGGGTATAATATCATAGGGCTTTGA